In Kitasatospora viridis, a single window of DNA contains:
- a CDS encoding GNAT family N-acetyltransferase, translating into MLPELTRTWANGWAVSRRTPAPVDHPWGLYLEVNAPGQVGRHVITDPTREGVRAAAATVTVPDTWLKVPADPELVAEWLPEGWVVDFPECGHLMATDLVASSPTPPAGYTATLATTDDVVHARVSDHRDEPAARGQQALLGGAVVVDRVSTEPAHRRRGLGGLVMRSLADDAVARGAVLGVLGATDAGRALYETLGWRAHSRLSACVYRPSRRG; encoded by the coding sequence GTGCTCCCCGAACTCACCCGCACCTGGGCGAACGGCTGGGCGGTCTCGCGCCGTACCCCTGCGCCCGTCGATCACCCCTGGGGGCTCTACCTGGAGGTCAACGCGCCGGGCCAGGTGGGGCGTCACGTGATCACCGATCCGACGCGGGAGGGCGTGCGCGCCGCCGCGGCGACGGTCACCGTTCCCGACACCTGGCTCAAGGTGCCCGCTGACCCGGAGCTCGTCGCCGAATGGCTGCCGGAGGGCTGGGTGGTGGACTTCCCGGAGTGCGGGCACCTCATGGCCACCGACCTCGTGGCCTCCTCCCCCACGCCGCCCGCCGGCTACACCGCCACGCTCGCGACCACCGACGACGTCGTGCACGCGCGGGTCAGCGACCACCGGGACGAACCCGCCGCCCGGGGCCAACAGGCACTCCTCGGCGGGGCGGTGGTGGTGGACCGGGTGTCCACCGAGCCGGCCCACCGGCGCCGCGGGCTGGGCGGCCTGGTGATGCGCAGCCTGGCCGACGACGCGGTCGCGCGCGGGGCGGTGCTCGGCGTGCTCGGTGCGACGGACGCCGGGCGGGCCCTGTACGAGACGCTCGGCTGGCGCGCGCACTCCCGGCTGTCCGCCTGCGTCTACCGTCCCTCCCGGCGCGGCTGA
- a CDS encoding NADP-dependent oxidoreductase, producing the protein MKMVNFAEFGGPDVLRLIDAEKPHAGPGRVRIAVRAAGVNPVDWRIREGQVIGAHPTTLPAGLGLDAAGVVDQVGEGVTGIAVGDRVFGEGGNTYAEFAVLTAWARMPEGLSFEEAAGYPSVVETALRVIRQVGVRPGQTLLVSGAAGGVGSAVLQIARVRGIAVIGTASAANQDYLRGLGATATTYGEGWVERVRRLGRVDAALDLAGSGVIRELVELTGDPGRVVSIADLGAPELGVRFSGTAGSVPQALAEAARLITRGDLHIPVAKSYPLSEAAAAHADSQAGHTRGRRVIIP; encoded by the coding sequence ATGAAGATGGTGAACTTCGCCGAGTTCGGCGGACCCGACGTGCTGCGACTGATCGACGCCGAGAAGCCCCACGCAGGCCCCGGCCGCGTGCGCATCGCCGTGCGGGCGGCGGGCGTGAACCCCGTCGACTGGCGGATCCGGGAGGGCCAGGTCATCGGCGCCCACCCGACCACGCTGCCCGCCGGCCTCGGGCTGGACGCCGCCGGAGTGGTGGACCAGGTGGGCGAGGGCGTCACCGGGATCGCCGTCGGCGACCGGGTGTTCGGCGAAGGCGGCAACACCTACGCCGAGTTCGCCGTGCTGACCGCCTGGGCCCGGATGCCCGAGGGGCTGAGCTTCGAGGAGGCCGCCGGCTACCCCTCGGTGGTGGAGACCGCGCTGCGCGTCATCCGCCAGGTCGGCGTGCGGCCGGGCCAGACGCTGCTGGTCAGCGGCGCGGCCGGGGGCGTCGGATCGGCCGTGCTGCAGATCGCCCGGGTGCGCGGCATCGCGGTGATCGGCACGGCGAGCGCCGCGAACCAGGACTACCTGCGCGGCCTCGGCGCCACCGCCACCACGTACGGCGAGGGTTGGGTCGAGCGGGTGCGCCGGCTCGGCCGCGTCGACGCGGCCCTCGACCTGGCCGGCTCGGGCGTGATCCGCGAACTCGTCGAGCTGACCGGGGATCCCGGCCGGGTGGTCTCGATCGCCGACCTCGGCGCGCCGGAGCTCGGCGTCCGCTTCTCCGGCACGGCGGGCAGCGTCCCACAGGCCCTCGCCGAGGCCGCCCGCCTGATCACCCGCGGCGACCTGCACATCCCGGTCGCGAAGTCGTACCCGCTCTCCGAGGCCGCGGCGGCGCACGCCGACAGCCAGGCGGGCCACACCCGGGGGCGACGGGTCATCATCCCCTGA
- the lanKC gene encoding class III lanthionine synthetase LanKC codes for MDDRYERHCLADPLFYEDPARAERADDRFAAATVPLPPGWSRHEHGPWVNLRPPHAQLPDQGWKVHVSATPEEAERVVDLVLAYCLEHGLTWKFLRGRGTVLMLNAKYADRRSSGKLITLYPEDDARLAQVLDQLSALLKGVRGPYVLSDLRYRDGPLYLRYGSFVERYCTDEHGERVPAMRGPDGGLVPDTRGTVFAVPDGVPVPEPVAAQLAADREREAEAADEFPFSVTKALHFSNGGGIYLATDQRDGRQVVLREARPHAGLDHTGRDAVQRLLSERQVLESLDGLDFVPTLYEYRQVWEHHFLVEEHIEGERLEDVFTRTCPLAHPAPDEAELAEYTAWALDVVEQLGGMLAVLHERGVVFGDLHPNNVLIRPDGRCALVDFEISFPADGTTAPPLGAPGFVSSAARRGTAVDAYALAAVRLYLFLPVNNLLALDSGKAELAGREIVRRYPVPEGFEADLTGALRRATGGELPLGATELDQTAPRPAWPQAPAADTAAWRPVLDSLAAGILATATPDRSDRLFPGDIEQFGPGHGGLSLSYGAAGVLHALRACGGSVPAEHVEWLVTRANTAPDLPPGLYDGLTGIAWALARLGAPEAAGGLVERLLTTALPADPGLGSGRAGLAIGLLDLAGPLGHPEFADRALELGHRLAREERAPRLRGLLDGWSGQAALFLRLHAHTGEPSWLRAAEAALGRELDEAEITDGMLFLVEDRYHRKLPYLAAGGVGTAGLIAELARRTGPERLPNRLPARFAEALTAAERACLPELVAAAGLFEGRAGLLLHLARTGRTDAVDRQLRLLEWQVMSHQGHFAFPGRRSLRLSTDLATGAAGVLTALHEAVLGPVPLPGITDLAARPEHLDPADLLTAR; via the coding sequence ATGGACGACCGCTACGAGCGCCACTGCCTCGCCGACCCGCTGTTCTACGAGGACCCGGCCCGCGCCGAGCGGGCGGACGACCGGTTCGCCGCCGCCACCGTCCCGCTCCCGCCGGGCTGGTCGCGCCACGAGCACGGGCCCTGGGTGAACCTGCGGCCGCCGCACGCGCAACTGCCCGACCAGGGCTGGAAGGTGCACGTGTCGGCCACGCCCGAGGAGGCCGAGCGGGTGGTCGACCTGGTCCTGGCCTACTGCCTGGAGCACGGGCTGACCTGGAAGTTCCTGCGCGGCCGGGGCACCGTGCTGATGCTCAACGCCAAGTACGCGGACCGCCGTTCCAGCGGCAAGCTGATCACCCTCTACCCGGAGGACGACGCCCGGCTGGCCCAGGTGCTGGACCAACTGTCCGCGCTGCTCAAGGGCGTGCGCGGCCCGTACGTGCTGAGCGACCTGCGCTACCGGGACGGGCCGCTCTACCTGCGCTACGGCTCGTTCGTCGAGCGGTACTGCACCGACGAGCACGGCGAGCGGGTGCCCGCCATGCGCGGACCGGACGGCGGCCTGGTGCCGGACACCCGGGGCACGGTCTTCGCCGTGCCCGACGGGGTGCCGGTGCCGGAGCCGGTCGCGGCCCAACTGGCCGCCGACCGCGAGCGGGAGGCCGAGGCGGCCGACGAGTTCCCGTTCTCGGTGACCAAGGCGCTGCACTTCTCCAACGGCGGCGGGATCTACCTGGCCACCGACCAGCGCGACGGCCGCCAGGTGGTGCTGCGCGAGGCCCGCCCGCACGCCGGTCTCGACCACACCGGACGGGACGCCGTGCAGCGCTTGCTGAGTGAGCGTCAGGTGCTCGAATCCCTAGACGGGTTGGACTTCGTGCCCACGCTGTACGAGTACCGGCAGGTCTGGGAGCACCACTTCCTGGTCGAGGAGCACATCGAGGGCGAGCGGCTGGAGGACGTCTTCACCCGCACCTGCCCGCTCGCCCACCCGGCCCCGGACGAGGCGGAGTTGGCCGAGTACACGGCCTGGGCGCTGGACGTGGTCGAGCAGTTGGGCGGCATGCTGGCGGTGCTGCACGAGCGCGGGGTGGTCTTCGGCGACCTGCACCCCAACAACGTGCTGATCCGGCCGGACGGGCGGTGCGCGCTGGTCGACTTCGAGATCAGCTTTCCGGCCGACGGCACCACCGCTCCCCCGCTGGGCGCGCCCGGCTTCGTCTCCTCGGCGGCCCGGCGCGGCACGGCGGTGGACGCGTACGCACTCGCCGCGGTGCGGCTCTATCTGTTCCTGCCGGTGAACAACCTGCTCGCGCTGGACTCGGGCAAGGCCGAACTGGCGGGCCGGGAGATCGTCCGGCGCTACCCGGTTCCGGAGGGCTTCGAGGCCGACCTCACCGGCGCGCTGCGCCGGGCCACGGGCGGCGAGCTCCCGCTGGGCGCAACCGAGTTGGACCAAACCGCACCCCGGCCGGCCTGGCCGCAGGCACCGGCGGCGGACACCGCGGCCTGGCGCCCGGTGCTGGACTCGCTGGCCGCGGGCATCCTGGCCACGGCCACCCCGGACCGCTCGGACCGTCTCTTCCCGGGCGACATCGAGCAGTTCGGGCCGGGCCACGGCGGTCTGAGCCTGTCCTACGGCGCGGCGGGCGTGCTGCACGCGCTGCGGGCGTGCGGCGGGTCGGTCCCCGCCGAGCACGTCGAGTGGCTGGTGACCCGGGCGAACACGGCGCCGGACCTGCCGCCCGGGCTGTACGACGGGCTGACCGGCATCGCCTGGGCGCTTGCCCGGTTGGGTGCGCCGGAGGCGGCCGGCGGCCTGGTCGAGCGGCTGCTCACCACCGCACTGCCGGCCGATCCGGGGCTCGGCTCGGGGCGGGCCGGTCTGGCGATCGGGCTGCTCGACCTGGCCGGCCCGCTCGGCCACCCGGAGTTCGCCGACCGGGCGCTGGAGCTCGGGCACCGGCTGGCCCGGGAGGAGCGGGCGCCGCGGTTGCGTGGCCTGCTGGACGGCTGGAGCGGGCAGGCCGCGCTCTTCCTGCGGCTGCACGCGCACACCGGCGAGCCGAGCTGGCTGCGGGCGGCCGAGGCGGCGCTGGGCCGGGAGTTGGACGAGGCGGAGATCACCGACGGGATGCTCTTCCTGGTCGAGGACCGCTACCACCGCAAGCTCCCCTACCTGGCCGCCGGCGGGGTCGGCACCGCGGGCCTGATCGCCGAACTCGCCCGGCGCACCGGCCCGGAGCGGCTGCCTAACCGGTTGCCGGCCCGGTTCGCCGAGGCGCTCACGGCGGCCGAGCGGGCCTGCCTGCCGGAACTGGTGGCAGCGGCGGGCCTGTTCGAGGGCCGGGCCGGACTGCTGCTGCACCTGGCCAGGACCGGGCGCACGGACGCGGTGGACCGTCAGCTGCGGCTGCTGGAGTGGCAGGTGATGAGCCACCAGGGCCACTTCGCGTTCCCGGGGCGCCGCTCGCTGCGGCTCTCGACGGACCTGGCCACCGGCGCTGCCGGCGTGCTGACCGCCCTGCACGAGGCGGTGCTCGGCCCGGTGCCGCTGCCCGGCATCACCGACCTGGCCGCGCGCCCCGAGCACCTCGACCCGGCCGACCTGCTCACGGCCCGCTGA
- a CDS encoding HIT family protein translates to MERRPMDLATYSEYAQHGPCFICRLVDGDPAYAHEIVYEDEQHLAFLDKWPVLPGKLLVVPKRHLEHVVTDLTEQEYLAIMRTVRLVALAAEDVLAGERTYLFSLGSQSGNSHLHWHIARLPHGVPYERQQFDALAFENGVLAYTEAERTDLAERLRRAVMARVGENN, encoded by the coding sequence ATGGAACGCCGACCGATGGACCTGGCCACCTACAGCGAATACGCCCAACACGGGCCCTGCTTCATCTGCCGTCTGGTCGACGGCGACCCGGCCTACGCGCACGAGATCGTCTACGAGGACGAGCAGCACCTGGCCTTCCTCGACAAGTGGCCCGTCCTGCCGGGCAAGCTGCTGGTCGTCCCGAAGCGGCACCTGGAGCACGTGGTCACCGACCTGACCGAGCAGGAGTACCTCGCCATCATGCGCACGGTGCGGCTGGTCGCGCTGGCCGCCGAGGACGTCCTCGCCGGCGAACGGACCTACCTGTTCTCGCTGGGGTCGCAGAGCGGCAACAGCCACCTGCACTGGCACATCGCCCGACTGCCCCACGGTGTGCCGTACGAGCGGCAGCAGTTCGACGCCCTCGCCTTCGAGAACGGGGTGCTGGCGTACACCGAGGCCGAGCGAACCGACCTCGCCGAGCGGCTGCGACGGGCCGTCATGGCGAGGGTCGGCGAAAATAACTGA
- a CDS encoding TetR/AcrR family transcriptional regulator: MTVVPPGRRERKKAATRQKIADTALRLFLERGYDAVGIRDVAAEADVAVTTVFSHFASKEALVFEQDADFEDRLVRAVTDRAPDEPLMPALRREVHALVRHCSGEGAGPVWQMIDESPALRAYEESMRLRHAESLAAAIAADPELSRARSTTACRAIAAFAIDAYALARDAADPAGAVDEVFRMVEAAWAASGVADA; encoded by the coding sequence ATGACTGTGGTGCCCCCCGGACGCCGTGAGCGCAAGAAGGCCGCGACCCGCCAGAAGATCGCCGACACCGCCCTGCGGCTCTTCCTGGAGCGCGGTTACGACGCGGTGGGCATCCGCGACGTGGCCGCCGAGGCCGACGTCGCCGTCACCACCGTCTTCTCGCACTTCGCCTCCAAGGAGGCCCTGGTGTTCGAGCAGGACGCGGACTTCGAGGACCGCCTCGTGCGCGCCGTCACCGACCGGGCGCCGGACGAGCCGCTGATGCCGGCGCTGCGGCGCGAGGTGCACGCCCTGGTGCGCCACTGCTCGGGGGAGGGTGCCGGGCCGGTCTGGCAGATGATCGACGAGTCGCCCGCCCTGCGCGCGTACGAGGAGTCGATGAGGCTGCGTCACGCCGAGTCGCTGGCAGCGGCCATCGCGGCCGATCCCGAGCTCTCGCGCGCGCGGAGCACCACCGCCTGCCGGGCGATCGCCGCGTTCGCGATCGACGCCTACGCGCTGGCCCGGGACGCGGCCGACCCGGCGGGCGCGGTGGACGAGGTCTTCCGGATGGTCGAGGCGGCCTGGGCGGCGTCAGGCGTCGCGGACGCGTAG